The Argentina anserina chromosome 5, drPotAnse1.1, whole genome shotgun sequence genome includes the window tcctttcttttctctctttgttgCCGTGTAAGTCTTCCATTTGCATGGCCTGATCTCTTTGTTAATTCTTGAATTATCTCCTTTAATTTCTGAATAAGTGGCTCGACATAGGACTCCTTCTTCTCTTTGTATTTGGACGACATCTCCTtgtttctctctatctctccaACCATGTGTAGCTCTCCATGTTGTGCACGGATTCCTTATTTTCCTTATGCCGTGAGTAATATTCTTCCTCAAGCCTTATCGTGCCTTATCTCATCAGGCCTCCTCTTGCACGACTGAACTCCTTGTTTTTCTCtagaattatctcttaaatccaatatgaaaataagaaaaagaaaatagtaagtaagagataatttaTTTGATAATCTTGTCATAATCTtgacaattgttgtcttaaaaagacacacatgtaatagatgagctcagcTAGATTACGAAAGTTTATATTtcacaaaaaggaaacttactagaacatgaaagttcatttaggaaagtttcgcaaTAAGAGTTTCATTTctcaatttcattcataatttTTGAGTCGTATCTTAGAATCTATTATCTGTTTTTGGAATCGAAACCACTGAACAAAAATTCCCCATGTTTTTGAATTTGCAAAATGAAAATTGGTATCCCAAAACAATACTGAACGCGCCCTAAAGTTCTAgcatgatttttggtttttttggtcaatagtATGGTTTTTGGTTGTTGCCTACTTCTTTTATTCACTATGCCTTGCCTTTTGCTTCTATTGATGACTTTGCTTTTGTTAGTAGTTTTTGGAATAATGATGGTTGGAATATAGATTTGATGTGCTCTATGGTCCCTCAAGATTTTGAGAATCTCATTATTAATGTGTCAACTGGTTTTGGTAATTGTGGTCctgatgtaaaaaaaaatgggGCAACACTTCTGATGGTTCCTTTTTCTGTTAAGTCTGCTTATAACtcctttgattttgttgataTTCTTAACCCTATATGGAAAGCTTTGTGGAAGCTTAATGTTCCTCCAAAACTGAAAACATCTATGATCCATAAGAAGTTGCTCACTAATGTTCATAGAAAGGCTAGAAATTTTACTTAGGATGCTCTATGgtttgtttgtgtttatatGTTGGTTTATTTGGAAATAGAGAAACAAGCATGTCTTTGATGCTAGTTTCCTGATGCCTACTTGTCCTGAAAAGATAATTTGGAATTATGCCTTAGAATGGAGGAATGCTCAGTtgcaaattaattttaattacatGTTTGAATATGCTATGTTGTCTTGGAAGAAACCTCCTATCAATTTTGTTAAGCTGAATGTGGATGGTACTAGATCTGCTAGCTCTAGTCTAATTGGGGCTGGAGGAGTTTTGAGAGACCATGCTTGTTCTTGGATTTCTGGTTTTCAGGCCAATTTAGGTGTTGGTGAGATTCTTGATGTTGAAGCCTGGGTTTTGCATTATGGTTTGAAAACTGCTGCTCAGTTGAATATTCGTAATCTAGAAATTGAGTATGACTGATGTCCTAGTCCATTTAATGTAGAATGTTAATCTTGCTCTTCACCCTCTTGGTTTTTCTCTCAGAGAGTTGCAAAAGACTCATGGAAAACATGGAGGATGTGAAACTTGTGCACATTTTCAGGGAGTGCAATGATACTGTTGATGCTTTGGCCAAGTGTAGCATCACTCATTCTCTCGGATTGATCACGTTTGATAAGCCTCTCTTGCATGCTACTGCTGCTTTCTTGGATGATCTTGCTGTTGTTGCAATAGCTATAAGAGTTGGACGCTCCAATGTTTAGtctctttgtttgttttgtttgggcCTCTTAGGTTCTGCTTATAaccaaaaaaaggaaaagaagatgAGTTTGACAGTTCCATAATGCTGTGTTTGGATAGAGGAAAACAAGgaagaatttaattaaattctagAAATTTTAATATTCCTCATCatgtttgagttgaaattctaAGGAAAGTGCGAATTCTATTAGAAAAGATAAGGGGAATTTGAAATCTGTTTTCCATGTTTATTTTCCCTGAAAAAGAGATGTCATTCTTCAATTCTCAATTTTTTCTATGCAACCATTTTTAAAAATAGTATCCAAACAAAGGAATTCTCAATTATTTAAACTTTATGCTCCTGAAAATATGATTCTCATAGAAATAAGATTTCTATCAAAATAAGATTATCTCATCCATACACAACATCAAAGTAAGGTTAGCGCGTCCAAACACAACATAAGGGTTGGTTGCTTAATTAATATTAATACCGaggtaaagaaaaaaagaatagTTTATGGGTGGGTAGAAGCGTAACGGTGCGGGTTGACCGTAGAACCCGGCCCAAGTCAAAGTCGTCAATATTTGTTGTTGTGGCTTGCGGTGTTGAAGCTTAGAGtttcaggaagaagaagatggacaCGGAAGCACAGAGGCTTCTATGGGAAGGAGCGATCCCGTTGCAGATTCATCTCCATGAATCCGAAGTCACGACCCTTCCTTCTCCCCCGCCCGCCCTCGTAAtcatcatctctctctctctctctcctgttTATTTCGAATTGAAGAATCATACTATCACGATTTGAATATGGTTTCAGATCTTAGCTCCTCGTCTAGGTTACCTACCACTGTTGGCCTCGCTCTTGAAGCCTTACTTCAGCACCGCCCTTCCTCCTGGTGTCGACACTCTCTGGTTCGACTACAAGGGCTTGCCCTTGAAATGGTACTCGCATATTTCCGAATGCTTTGGTCTGTTTTTACCATTATGCCCCTTAACTTTGCGACGGGGTTTTGTTGCAGGTATTTACCCACTGGAGTTCTGTTTGATCTTCTATGTGCAGAACCAGAGAGACCTTGGAATCTTACGgtattgctttttttttttttaatatatatatatatattttttaaattttattgaacatGTTCCACGTATGAAGGATTGAGCTATGTGATTCAGAGACGCAATGTAGTTCCACCGTGAAAAACGAATCACTTCGATAAGATGTTCCGAATCAGCAATCTTCTAATGCTCAGTGTCGTATTTGGAACTACCTTGTGTTAAACTGCATTAGTCGACAACTGTACGAAAGAGTTCCTTGAACCAGACTATTTTACTTTGTCATGGATCATAAAAATGCTACAGACTTTTGGTGTTGCAGTCATCAGAGAGGGTGTATTTGACAGATTATATTCGGACTTTGGATTTGGtctcgatatatatatatattttgtgacTTGTCAAGCACATTATCTCTCTTCTTTTGTCTCCTGCCATCTTTTTTTGCCACATATTTGCAGATTGTAAATTATTTGTTGAATAATTTTGTAGGTGCACTTTAGAGGATATCCAGGAAGCGTATTGATCCCTTGTGAAGGTGAAGATAGCATAAAGTGGAGCTTTATCAACTCATTGAAAGAGGTGAGGGCatccttaattttctttttctaatctGGATTTgatgtaacttttcatttcttcctattGGCAATGGACTCGGCTTGTTTTTGGTGCTTGATTTTGGGAGTTGGTAACAGTCCCACTTGAAGTATTTGTGTTACAATGCAATAATCCTTTTAATTACAAATTCTCATAGTATATAGTTGCAATTGCAGGCGGCATATATAATCAATGGAAACTCTAAGAATGTGATGAACATGTCTCAACCTGATCAGGTGGAGCTCTGGCGCTCCATCTTAAATGGTATATCTTCAAATGTTACTATACCagttgttttcttttaaattgttTATGATATCTAGGAATTATTAGCTCCATGATGAATGCTAAGATTATTCATATAATTGGGAAGATAAAAAGCATCTTGTGACTCTTAACCCATCTTCATTACTTTTGTATCCATTATGTAAACTCATAAATTTTCCactttttaaattttgaaacaTAGAAATAATGCACTTCCATGCAAATCAACTTTTCATAACTTAGTAATTTGAGCTTTCTGTTTTCTTCCTGACTTGTTTTCTCCTgcactatatatattatcatatCTCATCCAAATTGCGACTTGTATGCACTTTTAGATATTCGTGgtatttttttgtaaaatttactCTGGAGAACCCGCTTCTTAAGACTGGTATTTAAAATTTGGTATgcattttttctcttttaaatGTACCAATCTCTTGTTAAGTTCATTATCATACGTGGGCATTTTGCTTTACTTTAGGTTTCACACTTCTAATTCCAAGATGTTTTTTAAATGAGTCTGACAAGCATGAACACTTCTATTTTGCTTATATGTCTGGGAAACACTCACCTGTTGGATAGTACTAGTTCTATGATATCTTAGAATGGAATATGGAGTAGTTACCCAATGTTGAATGTGCGCGACTATtctgtttgtttattttttaataaatgcGCGACTattctgtttgtttgtttttttaaataaatgtgTCATGTCTTAGTTGGTAACCTAACTTATCAGATATGTGGAGTCCCTCGTAGTTCTTCCCAGTCTTGTGTACGTTTGTGTCTATATagaaatagttttttttttccatctgCTAGTGGAAGTAGTTACTATCTGATTCTTAATATAGTGATTTCATTAAAGTCTTTTGTGATTTATCCCTGTCAGTACACATTTGCTACAGGTAATTTGGAATCCTACATACGGTTTTCTTCGAAACTTAAGCTTGGAGCAGTTGCAGAAGTGAACTCGAGCTTGCCAAGATCCAGATCGAGTGCAGGTGAAATCGAAATTTCTGGGCAGGGGAAGCAAGGTGCTCATACTTTAAGTTTGACACCTGAATTTTTAAGCCAACCTCAATCTCAGTATCCGTGTTCGGTGCTGGCATGAATCAATTGCATAGTTTCTCTTATAAGGGCCTGCTATCTGTTTTGATCCTTCagactttttttcttttctttttttctttatgcaTTCTGAATGTATGCTAGGTTGCACTTAGTGTGTCAACTtgcaatatatacatagaacATTCATGTAATAAACTTTTGTTATTGATTGATTTTCGTAGGTCGAATTCCAGTTAGGTTATATGTTTGGATTGTCAGTGAGGACTTTGATGACTTAGAGGATGCACCGTCGATTGATAGTTGGGACAGTGTTTCTTATATAAACCGGCCTGTTCAGATACAAGGAGAAGGTAagacaatttatttattttttgtactaAAAACCTATCTTGGAACATGTGTATGTCGCAATTTCAATGTGTTCATTCTTCATCTTGATCATTCAGTACATTAGGTTGGAatagttcaatttttttttctgttgaaTAGCAAGGAAAACTTGTGGGAATAGAATCTATTGACTAGATTCTGAAAGAAGCTAAGTAGTTGTTTTTGTAGTACTCCCCTTACCtgcttttgtttttgagtAGCTTACGTCCACACATTATATTCGTACCTTTCATGTCATATGTATGTAAGCAGGATTATGTGGTGTGAGTACCGAGTATGGTCTTTGTTCAAAACGTACACATTAAAAAATCATATCCactgaaatgaaaacaaatgatGTTCTAGACACTCTATCCATATTCTATTCAAGGCTAGAGTTGGGATACATGTTCCTGAGTTTAAGTGTCGGCAACTATCTTGCATtgataagaagaaaataattctACTTGTTATGGATGCTCTCATATGCGCAATGATGAGCTTGACTGAAAAAAGTATTTTTGTAACTGTTTATATTAAGAGGAAGTTTGTTTCTCAGCACAAAAGACATGAAGTAAATAAATGGTTTAATGTTTTATAAAATGAACTATTTATGTCTCTGTATGTGTGTGTCTCGTAGCTTGATTGTATGCTCTTCTACTTTTATTTCACTGTCTGGTGTGTGAGCCCGCTTTGGTAGTTTTAGTATACCGCCCATTTCTAATCATATCtagatgaaaatgaaaggtttgctctcattcttttttcgtttttttaaGAATAAATGTGTATCATCTAGCTTGCAGAGACAAATCAGATTTCCTTGTTTTCCATAAGCTAGACAAACTGTTGACCTTGATATCTGCCCAGAGGCAATATCTTTCACATGAACCATTACGGCAGCTATCAATTTAACTATGAAACTGCGATCACTATGTTTTCACCAAGTACTCTTGCATTGCAGGTAGATGCTTCACATTACACGATGCAGTGAAATGCCTTCTGCCAGAATATTTTGTAGAGGGAGTTGCTGAATCATTGACAGTAGGTGGTGAGGAAGAGCAAAGGGTTTTATCTGAAGGCCTAAGTGGTGAAAAAAATGCCAGGGAGGAAGTAGAAAATTCAGGTGATGACCATGTAAAGGCTAGTTATGAATTTGAAGAGCCTGAAATCAAGCTGGTTCGCATACAAGGTATTGAACCGAAACTGGAGATACCATTCTCTTGGGTGGCAAACAACTTAATGCACCCTGACCATTTCCTCCATATCTGTGTATACCTTAAAGTATCTCAAGTCAATAGTACTATGTCATAGGTGGCTTTTCAATCATGTTGACAATCTTATGGGACATAAAGAGTCAATCTTCTGATGATGACTTTGAAAGGCATTTACTGCATAGCAATTGTACAGAAGAACTTCAGTTGTCAATACATAGATTTCGACTATCCACTAGATCTTTGACTCATTCAGTTCATTTCAGAGCTCTGAAAGCTACGgattttctttttcccttGTATCTAGCTATCAGTTTGGGGTTGTCACATTCTCAAGATAAATTCGCTCGGATTCAAAAGTTGCTTAAAACTCTTTGTTTAGTTGAATTGGGGAAAAACGTAGGACAACCTcgcagtaatttttttttttttgaggtgAAATGGGTCAGGCTGGCTTGTGTTTGATTTTCATTACAATACCATAAAGGTCATTGTTGTCTTTCGCCATTTCGAGAAATGGAAAATGTACAGAATTACAAAATATGAAAACCCAGCAGGCCTACTCTGCTGTACCTCTGCTGGAATGCACCCagaaattatatttaagcatGTCTCGTTGTATTTGACCTGCACTAGAGATGAGACAATTTGGTACTCGAACTAAGAAACTCATTTAAAGAGCCTATACTATTGCTTCAGATGCAAGCAACTACTGCAGGTACAGCAAAGTATAGAATTCTTACATTATTTTACAGGAAAGGAAGCATCCACTTTTCACCAAATGATGAACCGATTAAGTACCACAAAAAGATACTAATTTATTAGAGGATGGACAAAAACGAAAAAGAACAagaggaaacaaaaacaaagtgaGTGAAGTAGAACAGATTAAACTAATGtagtccaaaaatatgaaaacccAGCAGGCCTACTCTGCTGTACCTCTGCTGGAATGCACCCagaaattatatttaagcatGTCTCGTTGTATTTGACCTGCACTAGAGATGAGACAATTTGGTACTCGAACTAAGAAACTCATTTAAAGAGCCTATACTATTGCTTCAGATGCAAGCAACTACTGCAGGTACAGCAAAGTATAGAATTCTTACATTATTTTACAGGAAAGGAAGCATCCACTTTTCACCAAATGATGAACCGATTAAGTACCACAAAAAGATACTAATTTATTAGAGGATGGACAAAAACGAAAAAGAACAagaggaaacaaaaacaaagtgaGTGAAGTAGAACAGATTAAACTAATGTAGTCCAAAAAGGCGCTTACAGGCTTTAAGGATCTTGCCTCCATTATGGCTTTTCTTGTtagatcttcttcttcttgttgttCCCCACTCACCTTCTTCCCCATCGTGAAGCTCCATAATGCATGTTACAGACTGGTCATGGATCCTAGAATACCTTTCTGAAGCTGTAGAGGATGATCTTCTCATTGAGGATATTGCACCTTTCACTGCAGATTGAAacccagaagaagaagaagaagagactgAGCAGTTCCTTTTCAATACCACATGACTACCTTTGGCATTACCAAAGTTCCTATCATGATGCTGAATCTCATCGTCTTCTTGTTTGTCAAGCTTGTTCTTGATCTGCAGGTTGCTTTCTAAATGTGTTTTGGATCCAAGATCTGAAAAATCCATGGATCTTGAGTATTGGGAGTGAATAATACTGATCTTGGAATATCCCCCATCCATTTCTACGTGATCGAGtgtgtattgtatttgaaaccAAAGTCAAATAATGGAGCTGAGGACAGGAGGACCTAGCTTACCCTTGTAATGTATGTTACCATTAAGCAGCTAGAGGTAAAACTACAAAGAGGTTTTTGACTGTGGAGGTAATAAAGATAAACTATACAATTCAGACTTATTGCCAGAGCTTGTGACTTGTCAGAGTTATACAGATTCTGAAAGTCCGGACTGCGATAGATGAAGGTGagaagagaaatgaaagaCTTGATTCATGTCTAAATCTCTTTACATCTTCAACTTGGCATGGAGTGCCATTTGGGTCACTGACCATATCAGTGGCGGAACCTGAGAAAAGATTTCAAAGGGGCCAATATACACTAAATGTACCATTAATTATGCCGGAGGGGCAATTTACACTAAATGTACCATTAATTATGATATTAACACCTAATTAAGgggaaataaaaaatttcgcTGGAGGAGCCATGCACCCCTCTGGCCTCCAAGAGGTTCCGCCACTGGACCATATTCAACTTTACTCGTCCAACAAATTTATCTGTATTTGTACGAGGGATCGAAGAATCAAGCGAATACATCCTTATTTTTaagaatttgagaaatttttcttatttcattCTAGTAtgatttaatttgataatttcatCCATTCATCATCTAGACtcccatgcaaaaatgatgtctacaaaaaaaaacaactaatTCTATAATCAATCATAGTTCAAAATTGTGGAAACAAATTTAGACtgttcaataaaaaaattaagaataaAGATTTGACTAGCATAATTGTTAAACTTTTTTCATTTTAGctaatttttttcatgatTCATGTGTTTAGGTATCTAGTAAATTGCTTATTTAAATTGTTGAATTACatgttagaaataaaaacatggtCAATTTTGTTAAGTTATATATTTATCTGTGTGTATACGTATGTATATTCTAGTGGCCGGCAACCAAGAGATACAAATATCTGTATTTTCATGTAGTCGACCAAAACAAATCTATATTTTTTGTAAGTTGTCACAAATTTGTGATAGAGACGTGTCTTGTCTAATTTCTTGCAAATGCTTACTTTATGGGTGAATTACATTATCAAATAGTTGCAATCTCCGTATGGGTGAATTATGCAACAATCAGAATGTTTGTTAACCAACCTTGTTGGTGAAACATGTCACAATGTTGATATATTACTACTAAGCTGGAAAAGGCCTaacataaataattaattttgtcAGCGtacatggttttttttttttggctaatGTGGTAATCGGAAAGGGTGTGAAACTGTGAATAATTCAAGTTTCTCCAAGGAAGTTGGGAGCCACGACCAGATTAAGGATTAGAGAACCGGGCTCCTTCAGAGTCCAGCTTATGTGGGAATTGCTTTGGGAAGAAAAGCCTTAGTACAACTGTAACAAAATCAATTCATCTTCCAACATCACCTCTCGATAACTTGAAGATTCCCCATGGAAATCTAAAGAAAATGTAAGCGACTAGGAGTAAAGTGAGCATATTTGTTCTCCAGTATGTTCGATCTAATACCATTAAAAAATATGGCAGCACATGATATTTGAGAATAATAGTTCCGTGATCAAACCCGCTAAGCCTACTAGCATCTTGTGATCATAATTCTCATATATTCTAATGCCCTAAACATaaaatttacttattttatgtgcttaatttaatttagacCAAttcatttccatgttttatagaatatcttgacaagaagagaaaaatgtgaaattccGGCAATTTTCCAAGCACCACCAATTTTAGCGGTACTATTATGGCGgagcaccaccacttttgGTGGTGCCGTGCATTTTCTGGCTACTTTTATGGAGGAGAAACACATTATTCTATCACAACTAGatctcatctttttagttgagatttaactacaccacttttctctatttctcacaaaatcacccacttccttttttatcacccacttcttccatgatcattcatttcctccatgatcacccacttctttcacgatcacccacttcctttcatgatcactcacttcttccatgatcaatcacttcctccatgatcacccacttccttacatgatcacccacttcctcctttatcacccatttccttccatgatcactcacttcttccatgatcacaCACTTCCTTCCAAGATCACTTACTTCCTCCTTTATCACTCACTTCTTCCATAACCAACCATCTCACTCACTACACAATTATCTCTCATTTTTTCTACTTTTTCCACCACCATTCTCCTCTATAAAAACATCTATTACCACCATCTCCATGAACACCAATCTCCACCACCAACCAAGAGAAAGAGACATTTCCATCTACCCATCTCATTCTAAAAACACCAAGTTTCATCACTTCACCATCCACTATTTTTCATACACCATCATCAagcaaggaggaagaagaggagtctagcatcatttgaggatctccatcaccaccatgccAAGATCTCCTTGAGTTCATCCACATCATCCTAAACTTGAGATTCACTAGTCACCTCTCAACTCTCTCTTTACTTTGatattcataaacatgttgaagCTTGTGTATTTTGTTATGAGTGAATAGTTAATTTGTTGGGGTTAGGGTGAAAGCCCTAGCCAATCTTGTATgacattgatataaatattttgtttaatGCACTTTTCATTAGCACTCTAATATGCTAGTTCAAAAGTTGAACATTCATGCTTAAACTTAATCAATTTGTGTATGATTGTTTgtcatgacatgatgaatgattAAGGCTGATTAACCTTAGTTGTTTGAAGCATGATAGCATATCATATGTGCATGTTAGAGTTGTGAACTATAATCACTTAGAGATAAGCATGGTtggtttgcatgatttcttcatctccaaactTTATGCACTTAGGGTAACACATTTGATACTTAACCGGATTCATATGCATGACTTGAGTAGTTAAGGACTACACCCGAGAGGTGTTGCTTGATACCAACAAAGAAGATTGTCCCTTGTCATACCCGAGAGGGATACAAGGAGAGAAATTGGCTAATTAAAGTGGCATCATTCAATTTAGTAGCATCATTGTTCACAAGAGAAGCTAGAGGTGGAAACCTTAAGTCCTAACTCACATCCATTTCATCACATCTAGTTTAGCATAGTCTAGTTTACATTTTAAGTGATCATTTGTTTTTAACAGTAACTCCACATCCGAAACAAATTTAAATCACTACACCATCTTGCATATATCCACCATGAATTTGGGTTCACTTGTGAGCCTTGATTTGTGACTTGTACATTTGCATATTCTTCTAGCATCCCTTAGGTTCTCCTAGCTAGAGAGGGTTTTTCTAATCCCTTGGGTACGACATCCCCTACTCACAATCTCACTACACTATAACTTGACCCTTATACTTGAGAGTGACCTTTGAGTCGACAAGTTTTTGGCGATGTTGCCGGGGATTGGAGTAAAATCCAATTCTTAACTCGGTTTGCCTTCATACCAAGTAAAATCACAATTCATACAAGTTTCATTGTCTTACCACCATGTGCTCATGCCTTCCATTTCATGCCAAGCACTTTGCAGCTTATACCGGCTTTTGATGGTGATTTTGCCGGTGATCCATTCAAGCACATCAAGATATTTAATGAAGTTTGCTCGACCGTCCAACTCAATGGTATTGATGAAGACAATCTTAGGCTAAGACTTTTTCCTTTCTCATTGAAGGATAAGGCCAAGGAGTGGTTGTACAAGATTCCGGTGGCAAGGATCACCTCATGGGATGCGATGAATGACACATTTCTCAAGAAGTACTTTCCAATATCCAAGAGAAATGCATTAAGGAATTCCCTCATGACTTACCAAGAGTTCCCATCAAAATTGTTTCATGAGTCTTGGCAGAGATTCAAGGACATGGAGCAAAATTGTCCTAATCATGGTGTGAAGAAGTGGCTTTTGTTGAGCACCTTCTATAATGGGTCAAGCCAAGAGACTAAAAGAAGAATTGACAATGCTTGTCAAGGGAGTTTCATGGAGAAGAATGAGATTGAAGCGGAAAACATTCTTGACTCACTAGCAGAGACATCACAACTCTATGTTATTCAAAGTGATATGAGGCTGGTGAAGGAAGCCAATGTGATTTGAAAAGATCAACAAAGAAGAGCTTATGAGATGGAGCAACCCAACACTCAAAAAAATTGAGTTGAAGCGGATTGAAGCGAACATGAACAAAAAGTTAGATTTGATTCTCAATGCTCAAGGAAATAGAGAGCATCTCTAACCTATGTCAAGCAAGATGTTTGAGCAAGTTTGCTTAATTTGTGAAAGTGACCAACACGAGACAATGATTTGTCCAAATGAAGGTGCATATCAAGTTAACATGGAGCAATGcaaccaaattggtttccaACCCTAACCAAGGAATGATCCTTGTAGCAACACTTACAATCCCAAATGGAGAAACCACCCTAACTTTGGGTGGGGAGGCAATCAGAACCGAGACCAAGTGTTTGTGAATCGTGAGCAAGGCGAAGGTTTCCAAAGATCTAGTGGTGGCTATCAAGGTGCAAGCTCCTCCAACTACAACAATAAATTCCAAAGGGCTCACTATCAACCTCAACCTCAAGCACAACCTATAGTTCCACCTCAAGAGCTATTGAAGAAGCCAAGTGTTGAAGACTTGTTAATGCGTTTCAATGTGCAGAACAAGGGTAACCAAGCCAAGCAAGATAAGAAGATCAATATCCCTCAATGGTCGTTTttattactcgacatcaatattaaccatgtaagcatcgttagtagtataaagcaagagggtatcgttcacaaaccggggatccatccagggcaaagaatcacaaacatttaacaacgaattcacaaAGAGATATAACGTTTTAAAGATATAGGATCAGATCaaatagaaaatataaaacctaaactaatatatacatgtgatcatcCAACCAATAcacaaacatcaccaaacaaaatgtcacaagtagctttgaaatcataatctcatcctatgcaaacaccgagccttagtAGACAaatattgagtgaacaaacaacaatctAATGTcaaactaggttacttagcacatcactaactcgaaacatggcctggtaatcctatcttagcgcttaaaaattacaaggtaacatgtcattctcaatcttaccacttcataGATTCATCtgttatctaattacttagcgcatcttagataacaaacggatcatgcttaattcctagtgattactaacaagtcaagcatgtcacttactttaacatgttaacaaaaacacttaaaTCCTATATgtaaaactaacttagcgtcttgaatcacatatagttaacacacgacatctacatagaaatcataatAAACAAActcagaactactttataacatcttgcaaaatcataaactacataagagtattccacaaattcggaagtagccaaaaacagaaacacaacatcacacaaagaattcaaattgaaaacataattgaagaagtaacgagttacactttgcaAATCTCCTTAGCAATATCAAAAtaaggcagcacggcttcagCTTGAATGACAATcctaggcgtagcgctttggatcgatGGAATGAAAGGAATATGGTGCTTTCggcttgaatggctttgaggatgatgaatagtgtttaaggcagagctttggcaagtc containing:
- the LOC126793487 gene encoding autophagy protein 5, with protein sequence MDTEAQRLLWEGAIPLQIHLHESEVTTLPSPPPALILAPRLGYLPLLASLLKPYFSTALPPGVDTLWFDYKGLPLKWYLPTGVLFDLLCAEPERPWNLTVHFRGYPGSVLIPCEGEDSIKWSFINSLKEAAYIINGNSKNVMNMSQPDQVELWRSILNGNLESYIRFSSKLKLGAVAEVNSSLPRSRSSAGEIEISGQGKQGRIPVRLYVWIVSEDFDDLEDAPSIDSWDSVSYINRPVQIQGEGRCFTLHDAVKCLLPEYFVEGVAESLTVGGEEEQRVLSEGLSGEKNAREEVENSGDDHVKASYEFEEPEIKLVRIQGIEPKLEIPFSWVANNLMHPDHFLHICVYLKVSQVNSTMS